From one uncultured Methanoregula sp. genomic stretch:
- a CDS encoding nucleoside deaminase: MKPSNAMMAEPSAMDPYMQEAIAEAKKGLSEGGIPIGSVLVRGKTILGRGHNRRVQEEDPVIHAEIDCLRSAGRIGTYRDCVLYSTLMPCYLCAGAAVQFGIRKVVAGESKTFAGARAFMEEHSIEVIDLELPECTAMMQEFIRKNPRLWNEDIGEL, translated from the coding sequence ATGGACCCGTATATGCAGGAGGCAATCGCAGAGGCAAAGAAAGGGCTTTCTGAGGGAGGTATTCCCATTGGTTCGGTGCTGGTCCGGGGAAAAACTATCCTCGGGAGAGGCCATAACCGCCGCGTTCAGGAGGAAGACCCGGTCATCCACGCAGAGATCGACTGTCTCCGTTCCGCCGGGCGGATCGGGACCTATCGCGACTGCGTTCTCTATTCCACTCTCATGCCCTGCTATCTCTGTGCCGGCGCTGCCGTCCAGTTCGGGATCAGGAAAGTAGTTGCCGGCGAATCGAAAACCTTTGCCGGTGCCCGGGCGTTCATGGAGGAGCATAGTATTGAGGTAATCGATCTTGAACTTCCTGAGTGCACTGCGATGATGCAGGAGTTCATACGGAAGAATCCCCGGCTCTGGAACGAGGACATCGGGGAGCTCTGA